From a region of the Triticum aestivum cultivar Chinese Spring chromosome 7D, IWGSC CS RefSeq v2.1, whole genome shotgun sequence genome:
- the LOC123169847 gene encoding dormancy-associated protein homolog 3, whose translation MGLLDQLWDDTVAGPRPDHGFSKLRKYSSSPSSTAAADVAPVVTRSITIARPPSLSVPFGESSSLPSSPACAPDSPFTAASSSTPRVDGWRAFRRKSKMANVDVVRAEATVGPRSPTVYDWVVISSLDR comes from the exons AtgggcctcctcgaccagctcTGGGACGACACGGTCGCCGGCCCGCGCCCGGACCACGGCTTCAGCAAGCTCCGGAAATACTCCTCCTCGCCCTCGAGCACGGCGGCCGCGGACGTCGCGCCGGTAGTTACCCGGAGCATCACCATCGCCCGGCCGCCGTCTCTCTCCGTCCCGTTTGGCGAGTCGAGCTCCCTCCCGTCCTCCCCGGCCTGTGCGCCGGACTCCCCGTTCACAGCAG CTAGCAGTAGCACGCCCAGGGTGGACGGCTGGAGGGCGTTCCGCCGGAAGTCCAAGATGGCCAACGTTGACGTCGTCCGGGCGGAGGCAACCGTCGGGCCCAGAAGCCCCACCGTGTACGACTG GGTGGTGATCAGTTCATTGGACCGATGA